One window of Nicotiana tomentosiformis chromosome 11, ASM39032v3, whole genome shotgun sequence genomic DNA carries:
- the LOC104117309 gene encoding ethanolamine-phosphate cytidylyltransferase-like — MDFESNNWVWEGMYYYPRLFGGIMLTAALLGLSTSYFGGISVPTLLYPFADRSIFHKKKHGKKRVRVYMDGCFDLMHYGHANALRQAKALGDELVVGVVSDEEIIATKGPPVLCMEERLALVSGLKWVDEVISSAPYEITEEFMNRLFNEYNIDYIIHGDDPCLLPDGTDAYALAKKAGRYKQIKRTEGVSSTDIVGRILSSSKSRNTPQDCSNSSPTGEADSINNKCGEEKQAKGGHISHFLPTSRRIVQFSNGKGPGPNSRVVYIDGAFDLFHAGHVEILRRARQLGDFLLVGIYPDQTVSELRGHQYPLMNLYERSLSVLACRYVDEVIIGSPWEVTQDMITTFNISLVVHGTVSESNSSMEGGQDPYAVPKSMGIFQVIESPKDITTTSVAQRIIANHEIYVKRNTKKAASEKKYYAERKYVSGD, encoded by the exons ATGGATTTTGAAAGCAACAATTGGGTTTGGGAAGGCATGTATTACTACCCACGCCTTTTTGGTGGGATCATGCTGACTGCAGCCTTGCTCGGGTTATCCACGAGCTATTTTGGCGGGATCAGTGTTCCTACTCTACTTTATCCTTTTGCTGATCGAAGTATCTTTCATAAAAAGAAGCACGGGAAGAAGCGTGTTCGTGTTTATATGGATGGTTGTTTTGACCTTATGCATTACGGCCACGCAAATGCTTTGAGACAAGCAAAAGCGTTGGGAGATGAACTGGTAGTCGGAGTTGTCAGTGATGAGGAAATTATTGCCACTAAAGGTCCTCCAGTTTTATGCATGGAAGAAAG ACTTGCTCTTGTTAGTGGCTTGAAGTGGGTGGATGAAGTGATTTCGAGTGCTCCTTATGAAATTACTGAAGAATTTATGAACCGTCTATTCAATGAGTATAACATTGACTACATTATACACGGTGATGATCCCTGTCTACTTCCAGACGGAACTGATGCTTATGCCTTGGCCAAAAAAGCTGGTCGCTACAAGCAAATTAAACGAACTGAAGGTGTCTCCAGCACAGACATTGTAG GGAGGATTCTCTCTTCCTCAAAAAGTAGAAATACTCCTCAAGATTGCTCCAATTCTTCTCCCACTGGCGAAGCggatagtataaataataaatgTGGTGAGGAAAAACAAGCAAAGGGCGGTCACATATCTCATTTTTTGCCCACGTCAAGACGGATTGTGCAATTTTCAAATGGGAAG GGGCCTGGGCCTAATTCTAGAGTGGTATATATTGATGGTGCATTTGACCTTTTCCATGCTGGACACGTTGAG ATTCTCAGAAGGGCAAGGCAACTTGGAGATTTTCTTTTAGTTGGTATTTATCCAGACCAAACTGTCAG TGAACTTCGTGGACATCAGTATCCGCTGATGAATCTGTATGAGCGCAGTCTTAGTGTACTTGCATGCCGTTATGTTGATGAGGTCATCATTGGTTCTCCTTGGGAAGTAACTCAGGATATG ATAACAACTTTCAACATTTCTTTGGTTGTACACGGGACAGTTTCTGAGAGCAACTCTTCCATGGAA GGGGGTCAGGATCCTTATGCAGTTCCTAAAAGCATGGGAATCTTCCAAGTGATTGAGAGCCCAAAAGATATTACTACTACTTCGGTTGCTCAAAGAATCATCGCTAATCATGAGATCTATGTG AAAAGGAATACCAAGAAAGCAGCAAGCGAGAAAAAATACTACGCGGAAAGGAAGTATGTTTCAGGCGATTAA
- the LOC138901212 gene encoding uncharacterized protein — MTSKELDTGVVDPPREVVESESELKEEVYRLKHQMAEMYQAWVRGHPPPSFPANYSENPAFIPPLSQAQDPITIDLSPQHAPGFTPYHHYPGTSSQTFHAPPAKTTAYPALTSAPVFVAPPRATLHRSSSEPAFQAPNTQYYGPEPTFKVADPYSRAPRFEPLVKTEKPSQNVEQDEMFRKVKSLEQSLKNMQGIGSQVSVAYKDLCLFPDVQLPAGFKMPKFDPYDGHGDPVAHLRGFCSNMRGAGGKDELLMAYFSQSLSGAALECLFQRLRQLDVLRPIEPKIPNPPPRNLDYSLRCAYCSDAPGNDIEKCWHLKRAIQELIDTNQIVVQSPEAPNINQNPLPAHAETHMIEIVHKDGEPKNSSKSVMMIRASENNPIKALDSAKAISLMIKGVSEKPSTLNVKPSVLVVKGPPVDVEANQERQKVIVPGVPGKPVIIVEGARVTPVIIKLVTQLPMVDTKAIPWNYKQVIVTYKGKEVEEEVNGTGGLTRSGRCFTPEELRKTKPSKDGHIPVKKPVTEEEAEEFLKKMKMQDYSIVEQLRKTPAQISLLSLLIHSDEHRKALMKILNEAHVPDKITVNHLEKIANKIFEANRITFSDDELPIEGTEHNRALYLTVKCEDSAVSRVLVDNGSSANICPLSTLQKLKIGTERIHINNVCVRGFDGGGKDSVGDIMLNLSIGPVEFTMEFQVLDVAEIVVHGDENLFDYNNTIVPFIEVEDDKGPWVYQMFETVSVEKFPEGECTPGPKIPSASVMVANEMLKNGFLPGKGLGSSLQGIVHPLCLRESFGTFGLGFTLTEKDVKRAKSLKGKAWSLPKPVPHISKSFVKSGVAKRPMSVVPKPVVDFDEDLIKRFQSLFDEVNMVEIGEGSSNADVQFVGPNVKLSNWKATPLPIRKEFW, encoded by the exons atgactagcaaagaatTGGACACGGGTGTTGTCGACCCGCCAAGGGAGGTTGTAGAATCGGAGTCTGAATTGAAAGAAGAGGTCTAcaggttgaagcatcaaatggcAGAAATGTATCAAGCCTGGGTCAGGGGGCATCCCCCACCTTCATTCCCCGCTAACTACTCGGAAAATCCCGCTTTCATTCCACCACTATCACAAGCCCAAGATCCCATTACCATTGACCTTTCCCCTCAGCACGCACCAGGCTTTACCCCTTATCACCACTACCCTGGCACCTCGTCCCAAACCTTTcatgctccaccagccaaaacaacTGCATACCCTGCTCTGACATCCGCTCCTGTTTTCGTAGCCCCTCCGCGAGCTACCCTCCACagatcttctagtgaacccgcgTTCCAAGCTCCAAATACCCAATATTATGGTCCggaaccaactttcaaagtcGCGGATCCTTATTCCCGTGCCCCTCGCTTTGAACCTCTTGTCAAAACTGAGAAACCATCCCAGAATGTGGAGCAGGACGAGATGTTCAGGAAAGTGAAGAGCCTAGAgcaatctttgaagaacatgcaagggataggaagccaagtaagtgtggcttacaaggatttatgcttatttCCGGATGTTCAATTGCCCgctgggttcaagatgcccaagtttgacccGTACGATGGACACGGAGATcccgtggcccatttgagaggcttCTGCAGCAATATGAGAGGCGCCGGTGGGAAAGATGAATTATTAATGGCATATTTCAGTCAGAGTCTGAGTGGGGCAGCTTTAgaatg TTTGTTTCAGAGGTTGAGGCAGTTGGACGTTTTGAGGCCGATTGAGCCCAAGATACCAAATCCGCCTCCAAGGAACCTTGACTATTCCCTCAGATGTGCATATTGTTCCGATGCCCCGGGGAACGACATAGAGAAGTGCtggcatttgaagagggcgatccaagagctcattgatacaaatcaaattgtggtccagagcccggaggcgccaaacatcaaccaaaatcctttgccgGCCCATGCAGAGACACACATGATCGAGATAGTTCATAAGGATGGGGAGCCCAAAAACTCttccaagtctgtcatgatgatCCGGGCTAGCGAGAATAATCCAATCAAAGCGCTAGATTCTGCAAAAGCAATATCCTTGATGATTAAAGGGGTGTCGGAGAAGCCAAGCACGCTCAATGTGAAGCCTTCTGTATTGGTTGTGAAAGGGCCTCCGGTTGATGTTGAAGCGAACCAGGAAAGGCAAAAAGTGATCGTGCCAGGGGTCCCGGGCAAGCCGGTCATAATCGTGGAAGGGGCTCGTGTTACCCCCGTTATTATTAAGCTAGTGACCCAGTTGCCAATGGTTGACACAAAGGCCATCCCGTGGAATTACAAACAGGTGATAGTAACGTataaagggaaagaagtagaggaagaagtcaatgGAACCGGAGGGCTGACTCGTTCCGGGAGATGTTTTACCCCAGAAGAACTGAGGAAAACCAAGCCATCCAAGGACGGCCACATCCCAGTAAAAAAgccggtcactgaagaagaggctgaggaattcctgaaaaagatgaaaatgcaagactattccattgtagaacagttgaggaaaacaccagctcagatctctcttCTGTCGTTGCTGATACATTCCgatgaacaccgcaaagccctgatgaagattttgaacGAGGCTCATGTTCCTGACAAGATCACGGTgaaccacttggaaaagattgctaacaagattttcGAAGCAAACAGGATCACTTTCTCGGATGATGAACTCCCTATAGAGGGTACAGAACACAAtcgagctctttatctcacagtgaagtgcgaggattctgctgtctcaagggtactggtggataacggttctagtgcaaatatttgccctctgtccactttgcaaaagttgaagattgGCACTGAAAGGATCCACATTAATAATGTATGCGTTCGAGGCTTCgatggaggagggaaagattctgtcggtgatataatgctcaatttgtcaatagggccagttgagttcactatggagttccaagtgctagatgtggCT gaaatagttgtgcacggtgatgagaactTATTTGATTACAACAACACAATcgttccatttattgaagttgaagatgaCAAAGGGCCTTGGGTTTACCAAATGTTCGAAACAGTGTCTGTCGAGAAATTTCCCGAAGGGGAATGCACTCCAGGTCCGAAGATACCATCCGCGTccgtcatggtagcaaatgaaatgttgaagaatggttttcTGCCGGGCAAAGGTCTGGGTTCATCTCTGCAAGGTATTGTGCACCCGTTGTGCCTACGTGAAAGTtttggtacatttggtttgggattcacactcacaGAGAAAGACGTGAAAAGGGCTAAAAGTTTGAAAGGAAAGGCATGGTCACTCCCTAAACCTGTTCCGCATATCTCCAAGTCTTTCGTCAAGTCAGGGGTCGCCAAACGCCCAATGTCAGTGGTCCCAAAACCTGTGGTTGACTTTGATGAAGatttgatcaagaggttccagagtcTATTTGATGAGGTCAATATGGTCGAAATTggggaaggttccagtaatgccgatGTGCAGTTTGTCGGACCAAAcgtgaagcttagcaattggaaagctactcctctccccatccggaaggagttttggtag